From a region of the Rhipicephalus microplus isolate Deutch F79 chromosome X, USDA_Rmic, whole genome shotgun sequence genome:
- the LOC119187807 gene encoding uncharacterized protein LOC119187807 yields the protein MKSYEATEIARGDARDGTRTTAIVIKRAQPPPAAILTFVNRKSCTYVYDLVTLLSSKLLTKTTKMEPSAEQQQAAQAKGGKTVVLGAAPTVSAIDGAKKRRRRRREGYSRYICKVLKQVHPDLGISGKARTTMNSFVVAILDRIGKEAAKLSSCSNDSTITAREIQTVTRLLLPGELARHAVSEGTEAVSRYTSSQPGLPPPAPQQ from the coding sequence ATGAAGTCATATGAAGCGACCGAGATAGCGCGTGGCGACGCGCGAGACGGTACACGTACCACAGCGATCGTGATTAAAAGAGCGCAGCCACCGCCGGCCGCCATTTTGACGTTCGTCAATCGGAAGAGCTGCACCTACGTGTACGATTTAGTGACGCTTCTGTCGTCTAAGCTGCTGACGAAGACGACAAAGATGGAACCGTCAGCTGAACAGCAGCAAGCGGCGCAAGCCAAGGGTGGCAAGACTGTGGTTTTAGGAGCTGCTCCGACAGTGAGTGCCATTGACGGTGCCAAGAAGCGCCGTCGCCGCCGCCGCGAGGGCTACAGCCGGTACATCTGCAAGGTACTCAAGCAAGTTCACCCTGACCTTGGAATATCGGGCAAAGCAAGGACCACCATGAACAGCTTCGTGGTCGCTATCTTGGACCGTATCGGCAAAGAGGCAGCCAAGCTTTCCAGCTGTTCTAACGACAGCACTATCACTGCGCGTGAGATCCAGACCGTGACGCGGCTGCTGCTGCCCGGTGAGCTGGCCCGCCATGCTGTCTCTGAGGGAACCGAAGCAGTCAGCAGGTACACGTCCTCGCAGCCGGGTTTACCACCACCGGCGCCGCAGCAGTAG